Proteins from a single region of Limisphaerales bacterium:
- a CDS encoding cupin domain-containing protein, which translates to MDVINIHEKFDLFSDHWSPKRIGALNGQQIILAKVQGEFVFHKHDDQDELFMVMKGQLILELRDRTVVINPGEFYTVPKGVEHKPTAKEETHLLLFEPLDTKHTGDVQTDITVETYEEI; encoded by the coding sequence ATGGACGTCATTAATATACATGAAAAGTTCGACCTCTTTTCAGATCACTGGTCTCCAAAGAGAATTGGAGCGTTGAACGGGCAGCAAATTATTCTGGCAAAGGTTCAAGGGGAATTCGTTTTCCACAAACATGATGATCAAGATGAACTGTTCATGGTGATGAAAGGTCAGCTCATTCTGGAACTGAGAGATCGAACCGTGGTCATCAATCCGGGTGAGTTTTACACGGTGCCAAAAGGTGTGGAACATAAACCCACCGCGAAAGAAGAAACGCATCTATTACTGTTTGAGCCGTTAGACACAAAACACACCGGCGACGTGCAGACAGATATCACGGTAGAAACCTACGAGGAAATTTAG